TCGCTGGTACCGGTGGCCGAGGCACGCGAGTTCGTGCAACGGCTGCGGGAGAAGTCACGCGAGGTCGTGGCCTACGCCGAGCTGGCGGGCGCGCAGCACGCGTTCGACGTGTTCCCCTCGATTCGCAGTGCGCACGTGGTGCGCGGGGTCGAGCGGTTCCTCGAACACACCTACCGCGCGTGGGCGGACGGTCAGGAGTTGACCCCGGCGAGCGCGAAGAACTCCTGACGGGACCGGGCGTCCCGGCGGAGCGTGCCGAGCAGCGCCGAGGTGACGGTCGAGGACCCGGTCGCCTGCACGCCGCGCAGCGTCATGCAGGTGTGCTCCGCCTCGATCACCACGCCGACACCCTGGGGTGAGAGCTGGTCGGACAGCCAGCCCGCGACCTGCTTGGTCAGCCGCTCCTGCACCTGCGGGCGGCAGGCGAAGTGCTCGACGACGCGGGCGAGCTTGGACAGCCCGAGGATCCGCTCGCCCGGCAGGTAGCCTACGTGCGCGACGCCGGTGAACGGCAGCAGGTGGTGCTCGCAGACCGAGCGCACCGGGATGCTGCGGGCCAGCACCAGCTCGTCGTACCCCTCGTCGTTCGGGAACGTGGTGAGGTCGAACGAGCGCGGGGTGAACAGCTCGGCGTACGCGCGGGCCATCCGGCCGGGGGTGCCCTGCAGGCTCTCCGAGTCGAGCTGGATGCCGAGGGCGCGCAGGAAGTCCCCGGCTGCCTTCTCGGCGGCAACGAGGTCGAGGCCGGGATCGGGTTCGTGGACGACGCGGAGGGCGGATGACATGGGCGGTCCTCGGGGCTCGACGGGTTTCGCCTGGAAATCTTGGTCTTATTGCCGGGGAGAGTCAATGTGACCAGGTGAACACACCCGTGAAGGGGATACGGAAACATTGCTAGGGGTTATCGTAGCGGCGTGACGAGTGAGCGTGCGACGATCCGCGCGGTGGCGGCCCTGGACGAGGACCTCCGCCACGGGATGTACGCGTTCATCCGGGATTCTGGCCGCCCGGTGACCCGGGAAGAGGCGGCCGTGGCCGTGGGCATCTCGCGGAAGCTCGCGGCGTTCCACCTGGACAAGCTCGTCGCCGCCGGCCTCTTGCGCACGAGCTACGGAGCCGCGGGCAAGGTGGGCCGCGCCCCGAAGGTCTACGAACCCGCCGCGACGGATTTCGCGATCTCCATCCCGCCGCGCCGCCCGGACGTCCTCGGCGCGATCCTGATCGACGCCGTCGCGTCCGCCGGCTCTGCCGAACCGGCCCGCGACG
This Amycolatopsis sulphurea DNA region includes the following protein-coding sequences:
- the folE gene encoding GTP cyclohydrolase I FolE, yielding MSSALRVVHEPDPGLDLVAAEKAAGDFLRALGIQLDSESLQGTPGRMARAYAELFTPRSFDLTTFPNDEGYDELVLARSIPVRSVCEHHLLPFTGVAHVGYLPGERILGLSKLARVVEHFACRPQVQERLTKQVAGWLSDQLSPQGVGVVIEAEHTCMTLRGVQATGSSTVTSALLGTLRRDARSRQEFFALAGVNS
- a CDS encoding helix-turn-helix transcriptional regulator: MTSERATIRAVAALDEDLRHGMYAFIRDSGRPVTREEAAVAVGISRKLAAFHLDKLVAAGLLRTSYGAAGKVGRAPKVYEPAATDFAISIPPRRPDVLGAILIDAVASAGSAEPARDAALRTARRHGTEAGAEKRTHTRPGRLGPERGLTLAGEILTRHGFEPARETPVCLRLRNCPFQPLAGRAPELVCGLTRSFLTGVLDGLEVAGVAAVPAAAGVGGCCMELRGGVGG